The nucleotide window AGGAGGTGAAAAGACCACGCCAAGGTTGAGGCAATGATTAATGCGGTCCATGCCGTTGCCGTTCCGTTTTTCAGTATGCGCGTTATAAGCGTCATCCTTGTTTATCCCGCGGGATCTCCCGTTTATCTGATGAGAAAGAGCAGCTCAAACAACTGCTTGACAAGACGTTACCACAGGCTCTCAATCCTGTGCAATTCCTTCTTGATTGCTAAAAGTTTCGGTGACGGTTGGTTATAGGAGTCGTAATTTTGCTAAGATACAGCCATTATGAATTTACCCAACCTTTTAACAATTGCCCGCTGTATTTTAGCCGCTTTTTTTGTTTTGTGCATGTCTTTTGATCATGTTGGCTGCTACACGATTGCGTATCTATTATTCATCGTGGCGTCCATCACCGATTATTATGACGGTAAGATTGCACGGGAACAAAATCTCGTCACCAATTTCGGAAAATTGCTTGATCCGGTGGCGGATAAGATCTTGATGGTCTCGGCCTTTATCATGCTCATGGGCGTGCCCGATCTCTTTATTCCCGGCTGGGCGGTCATCGCGATTCTCGCCCGCGAATTCCTCATTACGGGCGCCCGCTCTTTGGCCGCTACGGAAGGTGCCGTTATCCCTGCCAATATGTGGGGAAAAGCAAAAACCGTACTTCAAATGACCTATGTGTTTGTGGTCATGGCGCTGCTCCTTTTGTGGCGATTCGCCTGTCTATCCCCTGCGCTGTTTGATAGACTTCCGGGCAGCCGAGAAAACTATGCGACGGCGCTGCAATACATTTCGCTTGTCGGTATTATTTTGGTTGCAGCCTACACCATTTCTTCCGGTATTCAGTTTTTCTGGGCAAATTGGAAGGCGTTAAAGCTTCACCAAATCTAGTGAAAAGTTTGATCTATGTCCCGTAATGCCAATTCCAGAGTGATCATTGACCTTGACGCCTACCGTGCGAATCTTGCGTTTATCCGCAAAGTCGTGGGCAATACGGTTCGTATGATCCCGATCGTCAAAGCCAATGCCTACGGACATGGTCTCCGCGCCATCGCCGAAGCGGCCGTCGACGAAGGCGTGGCTTTGATAGGCG belongs to Candidatus Hydrogenedentota bacterium and includes:
- the pgsA gene encoding CDP-diacylglycerol--glycerol-3-phosphate 3-phosphatidyltransferase, producing MNLPNLLTIARCILAAFFVLCMSFDHVGCYTIAYLLFIVASITDYYDGKIAREQNLVTNFGKLLDPVADKILMVSAFIMLMGVPDLFIPGWAVIAILAREFLITGARSLAATEGAVIPANMWGKAKTVLQMTYVFVVMALLLLWRFACLSPALFDRLPGSRENYATALQYISLVGIILVAAYTISSGIQFFWANWKALKLHQI